A region of Ictidomys tridecemlineatus isolate mIctTri1 chromosome 4, mIctTri1.hap1, whole genome shotgun sequence DNA encodes the following proteins:
- the Pigo gene encoding GPI ethanolamine phosphate transferase 3, catalytic subunit isoform X1, which translates to MQKISVLLFLAWVCFLFYAGIALFTSGFLLTRLELTNHSSCQEPPGPGFLPWGNQGKPGACWMASRFSRVVLVLIDALRFDFAQPQYSKVPGEPPVSLPFLGKLRSLQRILEIQPHHARLYRSQVDPPTTTMQRLKALTTGSLPTFIDAGNNFASHAILEDNLIKQLTNAGRRVVFMGDDTWKDLFPGAFSKAFFFSSFNVRDLHTVDNGILEHLYPTMDSGEWDVLIAHFLGVDHCGHKHGPHHPEMAKKLSQMDQVIQGLVDRLENDTLLVVAGDHGMTMNGDHGGDSELEVSAALFLYSPTALFPSTPPEEPEVIPQVSLVPTLALLLGLPIPFGNIGEVIAELFSAGKDSQPHLSALAQASALHLNAQQVSRFLHTYSAATQDLQVKELHQLQNLFSKASADYQWLLQNSQGAEAALQTVIAELQQFLRGARAICIESWARFSLVRMAGGAALLAAACFLCLLASQWATSPSFHFRPLLLIPGAWGLGGAILYAGLLATTGLKLDPVVLGTMAATSSLLPFLWKAWAGWGSKRPIATLLPIPGPVLLLLLIRLAAFFSDSFVVAEARATPFLLGSLILLLVAQLHWEGQLLPPKLLTIPRLGSSSPTGPPRHSGAYALKLGVGLLLCTRLAGLFHRCPEETPACHSSPWLSPLASMVGGRAKNLWYGACVGALVTLLVAVRLWLGRYGNLKSPEPPVLFVRWGLPVMALGTAAYWALASGADEAPPRLRALVAGASVVLPRAVVALAASGLMLLLWRPVTVLVKAGASAPRTRIVLTPFSGPPTSQADLDYVVPQIYRHMQEEFRGRLERTKSQGPLTVAAYQLGSIYSAAMVTALTFLAFPLLLLHAERISLVFLLLFLQSFLLLHLLAAGIPITTPGPFTVPWQAVSAWALMATQTFYSTGHQPVFPAIHWHAAFVGFPEGHGSSTWLPALLVGANTFASHLLFSVGCPLLLLWPFLCESQGPRKRRQPPGSEAEARVRPEEEVEEPLMEMRLRDAPHHFNAALLQLGLKYLFVLGVQILACTLAASILRRHLMVWKVFAPKFIFEAIGFIVSSVGLLLGIALVMRVDGAVSSWFRKLVLAHQR; encoded by the exons ATGCAGAAGATCTCCGTGTTGCTCTTCCTGGCCTGGGTCTGCTTCCTCTTCTATGCTGGTATTGCCCTCTTCACCAGTGGCTTCCTTCTCACCCGTTTGGAGCTCACTAACCATAGCAGCTGCCAAGAGCCCCCAGGTCCTGGGTTCCTGCCTTGGGGAAACCAAGGGAAGCCTGGGGCCTGCTGGATGGCTTCCCGGTTCTCCCGGGTTGTGTTGGTGCTGATAGATGCCCTGCGATTTGATTTTGCCCAGCCCCAGTACTCAAAAGTGCCTGGGGAGCCTCCTGTCTCACTGCCCTTCCTGGGCAAACTACGCTCCTTGCAAAGGATCCTGGAGATTCAGCCTCACCATGCCCGACTCTACCGATCTCAGGTTGATCCTCCTACGACCACCATGCAGCGCCTCAAGGCCCTCACCACCGGCTCATTACCTACTTTTATTGATGCTGGCAATAACTTTGCCAGCCATGCCATATTGGAAGACAATCTTATTAAACAACTCACCAATGCAG GAAGGCGTGTAGTCTTCATGGGAGATGATACCTGGAAAGATCTTTTCCCTGGAGCTTTTTCAAaagctttcttcttctcttccttcaatGTCAGAGACCTACACACAGTGGACAATGGCATCCTGGAACACCTGTATCCCACCA TGGACAGTGGTGAATGGGACGTGCTGATTGCTCACTTCCTGGGTGTGGATCATTGTGGCCACAAGCATGGCCCTCACCACCCTGAAATGGCCAAGAAACTTAGCCAGATGGACCAGGTGATCCA GGGACTTGTGGACCGTTTGGAGAATGACACACTGCTGGTGGTGGCTGGGGACCACGGGATGACCATGAATGGAGACCATGGAGGGGACAGTGAGCTGGAAGTCTCAGCTGCACTCTTTCTATACAGCCCCACAGCCCTGTTTCCCAGCACCCCACCAGAG GAGCCAGAAGTGATTCCTCAAGTCAGCCTTGTGCCCACACTGGCCCTGCTACTAGGCCTGCCCATACCATTTGGAAACATTGGGGAGGTGATAGCTGAGCTGTTCTCAGCAGGCAAGGACTCCCAGCCCCACCTCTCTGCTCTAGCCCAAGCCTCAGCTCTCCATCTCAATGCCCAGCAG GTATCCCGATTTCTTCACACCTACTCAGCTGCTACTCAGGACCTCCAAGTTAAGGAGCTTCATCAGCTACAGAATCTCTTCTCCAAGGCCTCTGCTGATTACCAGTGGCTTCTTCAGAACTCCCAAGGGGCTGAGGCTGCATTGCAGACTGTGATTGCTGAGCTGCAGCAATTCCTGCGGGGAGCTCGGGCTATATGCATTGAGTCTTGGGCCCGTTTCTCTCTGGTCCGCATGGCAGGGGGTGCTGCTCTCTTGGCTGCTGCCTGCTTTCTCTGTCTGCTCGCATCCCAGTGGGCAACATCCCCAAGCTTCCACTTTCGCCCTCTGCTGCTTAtacctggggcctggggcctgggtggaGCCATACTATATGCAGGACTCCTGGCAACTACTGGGCTGAAGCTGGATCCAGTGGTTCTAGGGACCATGGCTGCAACAAGCTCACTTCTCCCTTTTCTGTGGAAAGCTTGGGCTGGCTGGGGGTCTAAGAGGCCCATAGCAACTCTGCTTCCCATCCCTGGGCCTGTCCTTTTACTCCTGCTCATTCGCTTGGCTGCCTTCTTCTCTGATAGTTTTGTTGTAGCTGAGGCCAGGGCTACCCCTTTCCTTTTGGGCTCACTCATTTTGCTCCTGGTTGCCCAGCTTCACTGGGAGGGTCAGCTGCTACCGCCTAAACTGCTCACAATACCCCGCCTTGGCTCTTCTTCCCCAACAGGCCCCCCacggcacagtggtgcatatgCCCTGAAGCTTGGAGTTGGGTTGCTTTTATGTACAAGGCTAGCTGGGCTTTTTCATCGCTGCCCTGAAGAGACACCTGCTTGCCACTCCTCTCCCTGGCTGAGTCCTCTGGCATCCATGGTGGGAGGTCGAGCCAAAAATTTGTGGTACGGAGCTTGTGTTGGGGCACTGGTGACCCTATTAGTTGCTGTGCGACTATGGCTTGGCCGCTATGGTAATCTCAAGAGCCCTGAGCCCCCTGTGCTCTTTGTGCGCTGGGGGCTGCCTGTAATGGCACTGGGCACTGCTGCCTACTGGGCATTGGCATCAGGGGCCGATGAAGCACCCCCGCGTCTCCGAGCCCTGGTTGCTGGGGCATCAGTTGTGCTTCCTCGGGCAGTGGTGGCGCTGGCTGCTTCAGGACTCATGCTGCTTCTCTGGAGGCCTGTGACAGTGCTGGTAAAGGCTGGGGCAAGTGCCCCAAGGACCAGGATTGTCCTCACTCCCTTCTCGGGGCCCCCTACTTCTCAAGCTGACTTGGATTATGTGGTCCCTCAAATTTACCGACACATGCAGGAGGAGTTCCGGGGCCGTCTAGAGAGGACCAAATCTCAGGGTCCCTTGACTGTGGCTGCCTATCAGTTGGGGAGCATCTACTCAGCTGCTATGGTCACAGCCCTCACCTTTTTGGCCTTTCCACTTCTGCTGTTGCATGCAGAACGCATCAGCCTTGTGTTCCTGCTTCTGTTTCTGCAGAGCTTCCTTCTCCTGCATCTGCTTGCTGCTGGGATACCCATCACCACCCCTG GTCCTTTTACTGTGCCATGGCAGGCAGTGTCAGCATGGGCCCTCATGGCCACACAGACCTTCTACTCTACAGGCCACCAGCCTGTCTTTCCAGCCATCCATTGGCATGCAGCTTTTGTGGGATTCCCAGAAGGTCATGGCTCCTCTACTTGGCTGCCTGCTTTGCTAGTAGGAGCCAACACCTTTGCCTCCCACCTCCTCTTTTCAG TAGGTTGCCCACTACTTCTGTTGTGGCCTTTCCTATGTGAGAGTCAAGGGCCAAGGAAGAGGCGGCAACCCCCAGGGAGTGAAGCTGAGGCCAGAGTCAGGcctgaggaggaggtggaggagccaCTGATGGAGATGAGGCTCCGGGATGCACCTCACCACTTCAATGCAGCACTTCTGCAGCTGGGCCTCAAGTACCTCTTTGTCCTTGGTGTTCAG ATTCTGGCTTGTACCTTGGCTGCCTCCATCCTCCGCAGGCATCTCATGGTCTGGAAGGTGTTTGCCCCCAA GTTCATTTTTGAGGCCATAGGCTTCATCGTGAGCAGCGTGGGACTTCTCCTGGGCATAGCATTGGTGATGCGAGTGGATGGTGCTGTGAGCTCCTGGTTCAGAAAACTAGTTCTGGCTCATCAGAGGTAG
- the Pigo gene encoding GPI ethanolamine phosphate transferase 3, catalytic subunit isoform X3: MQKISVLLFLAWVCFLFYAGIALFTSGFLLTRLELTNHSSCQEPPGPGFLPWGNQGKPGACWMASRFSRVVLVLIDALRFDFAQPQYSKVPGEPPVSLPFLGKLRSLQRILEIQPHHARLYRSQVDPPTTTMQRLKALTTGSLPTFIDAGNNFASHAILEDNLIKQLTNAGRRVVFMGDDTWKDLFPGAFSKAFFFSSFNVRDLHTVDNGILEHLYPTMDSGEWDVLIAHFLGVDHCGHKHGPHHPEMAKKLSQMDQVIQGLVDRLENDTLLVVAGDHGMTMNGDHGGDSELEVSAALFLYSPTALFPSTPPEEPEVIPQVSLVPTLALLLGLPIPFGNIGEVIAELFSAGKDSQPHLSALAQASALHLNAQQVSRFLHTYSAATQDLQGPPRHSGAYALKLGVGLLLCTRLAGLFHRCPEETPACHSSPWLSPLASMVGGRAKNLWYGACVGALVTLLVAVRLWLGRYGNLKSPEPPVLFVRWGLPVMALGTAAYWALASGADEAPPRLRALVAGASVVLPRAVVALAASGLMLLLWRPVTVLVKAGASAPRTRIVLTPFSGPPTSQADLDYVVPQIYRHMQEEFRGRLERTKSQGPLTVAAYQLGSIYSAAMVTALTFLAFPLLLLHAERISLVFLLLFLQSFLLLHLLAAGIPITTPGPFTVPWQAVSAWALMATQTFYSTGHQPVFPAIHWHAAFVGFPEGHGSSTWLPALLVGANTFASHLLFSVGCPLLLLWPFLCESQGPRKRRQPPGSEAEARVRPEEEVEEPLMEMRLRDAPHHFNAALLQLGLKYLFVLGVQILACTLAASILRRHLMVWKVFAPKFIFEAIGFIVSSVGLLLGIALVMRVDGAVSSWFRKLVLAHQR, from the exons ATGCAGAAGATCTCCGTGTTGCTCTTCCTGGCCTGGGTCTGCTTCCTCTTCTATGCTGGTATTGCCCTCTTCACCAGTGGCTTCCTTCTCACCCGTTTGGAGCTCACTAACCATAGCAGCTGCCAAGAGCCCCCAGGTCCTGGGTTCCTGCCTTGGGGAAACCAAGGGAAGCCTGGGGCCTGCTGGATGGCTTCCCGGTTCTCCCGGGTTGTGTTGGTGCTGATAGATGCCCTGCGATTTGATTTTGCCCAGCCCCAGTACTCAAAAGTGCCTGGGGAGCCTCCTGTCTCACTGCCCTTCCTGGGCAAACTACGCTCCTTGCAAAGGATCCTGGAGATTCAGCCTCACCATGCCCGACTCTACCGATCTCAGGTTGATCCTCCTACGACCACCATGCAGCGCCTCAAGGCCCTCACCACCGGCTCATTACCTACTTTTATTGATGCTGGCAATAACTTTGCCAGCCATGCCATATTGGAAGACAATCTTATTAAACAACTCACCAATGCAG GAAGGCGTGTAGTCTTCATGGGAGATGATACCTGGAAAGATCTTTTCCCTGGAGCTTTTTCAAaagctttcttcttctcttccttcaatGTCAGAGACCTACACACAGTGGACAATGGCATCCTGGAACACCTGTATCCCACCA TGGACAGTGGTGAATGGGACGTGCTGATTGCTCACTTCCTGGGTGTGGATCATTGTGGCCACAAGCATGGCCCTCACCACCCTGAAATGGCCAAGAAACTTAGCCAGATGGACCAGGTGATCCA GGGACTTGTGGACCGTTTGGAGAATGACACACTGCTGGTGGTGGCTGGGGACCACGGGATGACCATGAATGGAGACCATGGAGGGGACAGTGAGCTGGAAGTCTCAGCTGCACTCTTTCTATACAGCCCCACAGCCCTGTTTCCCAGCACCCCACCAGAG GAGCCAGAAGTGATTCCTCAAGTCAGCCTTGTGCCCACACTGGCCCTGCTACTAGGCCTGCCCATACCATTTGGAAACATTGGGGAGGTGATAGCTGAGCTGTTCTCAGCAGGCAAGGACTCCCAGCCCCACCTCTCTGCTCTAGCCCAAGCCTCAGCTCTCCATCTCAATGCCCAGCAG GTATCCCGATTTCTTCACACCTACTCAGCTGCTACTCAGGACCTCCAAG GCCCCCCacggcacagtggtgcatatgCCCTGAAGCTTGGAGTTGGGTTGCTTTTATGTACAAGGCTAGCTGGGCTTTTTCATCGCTGCCCTGAAGAGACACCTGCTTGCCACTCCTCTCCCTGGCTGAGTCCTCTGGCATCCATGGTGGGAGGTCGAGCCAAAAATTTGTGGTACGGAGCTTGTGTTGGGGCACTGGTGACCCTATTAGTTGCTGTGCGACTATGGCTTGGCCGCTATGGTAATCTCAAGAGCCCTGAGCCCCCTGTGCTCTTTGTGCGCTGGGGGCTGCCTGTAATGGCACTGGGCACTGCTGCCTACTGGGCATTGGCATCAGGGGCCGATGAAGCACCCCCGCGTCTCCGAGCCCTGGTTGCTGGGGCATCAGTTGTGCTTCCTCGGGCAGTGGTGGCGCTGGCTGCTTCAGGACTCATGCTGCTTCTCTGGAGGCCTGTGACAGTGCTGGTAAAGGCTGGGGCAAGTGCCCCAAGGACCAGGATTGTCCTCACTCCCTTCTCGGGGCCCCCTACTTCTCAAGCTGACTTGGATTATGTGGTCCCTCAAATTTACCGACACATGCAGGAGGAGTTCCGGGGCCGTCTAGAGAGGACCAAATCTCAGGGTCCCTTGACTGTGGCTGCCTATCAGTTGGGGAGCATCTACTCAGCTGCTATGGTCACAGCCCTCACCTTTTTGGCCTTTCCACTTCTGCTGTTGCATGCAGAACGCATCAGCCTTGTGTTCCTGCTTCTGTTTCTGCAGAGCTTCCTTCTCCTGCATCTGCTTGCTGCTGGGATACCCATCACCACCCCTG GTCCTTTTACTGTGCCATGGCAGGCAGTGTCAGCATGGGCCCTCATGGCCACACAGACCTTCTACTCTACAGGCCACCAGCCTGTCTTTCCAGCCATCCATTGGCATGCAGCTTTTGTGGGATTCCCAGAAGGTCATGGCTCCTCTACTTGGCTGCCTGCTTTGCTAGTAGGAGCCAACACCTTTGCCTCCCACCTCCTCTTTTCAG TAGGTTGCCCACTACTTCTGTTGTGGCCTTTCCTATGTGAGAGTCAAGGGCCAAGGAAGAGGCGGCAACCCCCAGGGAGTGAAGCTGAGGCCAGAGTCAGGcctgaggaggaggtggaggagccaCTGATGGAGATGAGGCTCCGGGATGCACCTCACCACTTCAATGCAGCACTTCTGCAGCTGGGCCTCAAGTACCTCTTTGTCCTTGGTGTTCAG ATTCTGGCTTGTACCTTGGCTGCCTCCATCCTCCGCAGGCATCTCATGGTCTGGAAGGTGTTTGCCCCCAA GTTCATTTTTGAGGCCATAGGCTTCATCGTGAGCAGCGTGGGACTTCTCCTGGGCATAGCATTGGTGATGCGAGTGGATGGTGCTGTGAGCTCCTGGTTCAGAAAACTAGTTCTGGCTCATCAGAGGTAG
- the Pigo gene encoding GPI ethanolamine phosphate transferase 3, catalytic subunit isoform X2: MGDDTWKDLFPGAFSKAFFFSSFNVRDLHTVDNGILEHLYPTMDSGEWDVLIAHFLGVDHCGHKHGPHHPEMAKKLSQMDQVIQGLVDRLENDTLLVVAGDHGMTMNGDHGGDSELEVSAALFLYSPTALFPSTPPEEPEVIPQVSLVPTLALLLGLPIPFGNIGEVIAELFSAGKDSQPHLSALAQASALHLNAQQVSRFLHTYSAATQDLQVKELHQLQNLFSKASADYQWLLQNSQGAEAALQTVIAELQQFLRGARAICIESWARFSLVRMAGGAALLAAACFLCLLASQWATSPSFHFRPLLLIPGAWGLGGAILYAGLLATTGLKLDPVVLGTMAATSSLLPFLWKAWAGWGSKRPIATLLPIPGPVLLLLLIRLAAFFSDSFVVAEARATPFLLGSLILLLVAQLHWEGQLLPPKLLTIPRLGSSSPTGPPRHSGAYALKLGVGLLLCTRLAGLFHRCPEETPACHSSPWLSPLASMVGGRAKNLWYGACVGALVTLLVAVRLWLGRYGNLKSPEPPVLFVRWGLPVMALGTAAYWALASGADEAPPRLRALVAGASVVLPRAVVALAASGLMLLLWRPVTVLVKAGASAPRTRIVLTPFSGPPTSQADLDYVVPQIYRHMQEEFRGRLERTKSQGPLTVAAYQLGSIYSAAMVTALTFLAFPLLLLHAERISLVFLLLFLQSFLLLHLLAAGIPITTPGPFTVPWQAVSAWALMATQTFYSTGHQPVFPAIHWHAAFVGFPEGHGSSTWLPALLVGANTFASHLLFSVGCPLLLLWPFLCESQGPRKRRQPPGSEAEARVRPEEEVEEPLMEMRLRDAPHHFNAALLQLGLKYLFVLGVQILACTLAASILRRHLMVWKVFAPKFIFEAIGFIVSSVGLLLGIALVMRVDGAVSSWFRKLVLAHQR; this comes from the exons ATGGGAGATGATACCTGGAAAGATCTTTTCCCTGGAGCTTTTTCAAaagctttcttcttctcttccttcaatGTCAGAGACCTACACACAGTGGACAATGGCATCCTGGAACACCTGTATCCCACCA TGGACAGTGGTGAATGGGACGTGCTGATTGCTCACTTCCTGGGTGTGGATCATTGTGGCCACAAGCATGGCCCTCACCACCCTGAAATGGCCAAGAAACTTAGCCAGATGGACCAGGTGATCCA GGGACTTGTGGACCGTTTGGAGAATGACACACTGCTGGTGGTGGCTGGGGACCACGGGATGACCATGAATGGAGACCATGGAGGGGACAGTGAGCTGGAAGTCTCAGCTGCACTCTTTCTATACAGCCCCACAGCCCTGTTTCCCAGCACCCCACCAGAG GAGCCAGAAGTGATTCCTCAAGTCAGCCTTGTGCCCACACTGGCCCTGCTACTAGGCCTGCCCATACCATTTGGAAACATTGGGGAGGTGATAGCTGAGCTGTTCTCAGCAGGCAAGGACTCCCAGCCCCACCTCTCTGCTCTAGCCCAAGCCTCAGCTCTCCATCTCAATGCCCAGCAG GTATCCCGATTTCTTCACACCTACTCAGCTGCTACTCAGGACCTCCAAGTTAAGGAGCTTCATCAGCTACAGAATCTCTTCTCCAAGGCCTCTGCTGATTACCAGTGGCTTCTTCAGAACTCCCAAGGGGCTGAGGCTGCATTGCAGACTGTGATTGCTGAGCTGCAGCAATTCCTGCGGGGAGCTCGGGCTATATGCATTGAGTCTTGGGCCCGTTTCTCTCTGGTCCGCATGGCAGGGGGTGCTGCTCTCTTGGCTGCTGCCTGCTTTCTCTGTCTGCTCGCATCCCAGTGGGCAACATCCCCAAGCTTCCACTTTCGCCCTCTGCTGCTTAtacctggggcctggggcctgggtggaGCCATACTATATGCAGGACTCCTGGCAACTACTGGGCTGAAGCTGGATCCAGTGGTTCTAGGGACCATGGCTGCAACAAGCTCACTTCTCCCTTTTCTGTGGAAAGCTTGGGCTGGCTGGGGGTCTAAGAGGCCCATAGCAACTCTGCTTCCCATCCCTGGGCCTGTCCTTTTACTCCTGCTCATTCGCTTGGCTGCCTTCTTCTCTGATAGTTTTGTTGTAGCTGAGGCCAGGGCTACCCCTTTCCTTTTGGGCTCACTCATTTTGCTCCTGGTTGCCCAGCTTCACTGGGAGGGTCAGCTGCTACCGCCTAAACTGCTCACAATACCCCGCCTTGGCTCTTCTTCCCCAACAGGCCCCCCacggcacagtggtgcatatgCCCTGAAGCTTGGAGTTGGGTTGCTTTTATGTACAAGGCTAGCTGGGCTTTTTCATCGCTGCCCTGAAGAGACACCTGCTTGCCACTCCTCTCCCTGGCTGAGTCCTCTGGCATCCATGGTGGGAGGTCGAGCCAAAAATTTGTGGTACGGAGCTTGTGTTGGGGCACTGGTGACCCTATTAGTTGCTGTGCGACTATGGCTTGGCCGCTATGGTAATCTCAAGAGCCCTGAGCCCCCTGTGCTCTTTGTGCGCTGGGGGCTGCCTGTAATGGCACTGGGCACTGCTGCCTACTGGGCATTGGCATCAGGGGCCGATGAAGCACCCCCGCGTCTCCGAGCCCTGGTTGCTGGGGCATCAGTTGTGCTTCCTCGGGCAGTGGTGGCGCTGGCTGCTTCAGGACTCATGCTGCTTCTCTGGAGGCCTGTGACAGTGCTGGTAAAGGCTGGGGCAAGTGCCCCAAGGACCAGGATTGTCCTCACTCCCTTCTCGGGGCCCCCTACTTCTCAAGCTGACTTGGATTATGTGGTCCCTCAAATTTACCGACACATGCAGGAGGAGTTCCGGGGCCGTCTAGAGAGGACCAAATCTCAGGGTCCCTTGACTGTGGCTGCCTATCAGTTGGGGAGCATCTACTCAGCTGCTATGGTCACAGCCCTCACCTTTTTGGCCTTTCCACTTCTGCTGTTGCATGCAGAACGCATCAGCCTTGTGTTCCTGCTTCTGTTTCTGCAGAGCTTCCTTCTCCTGCATCTGCTTGCTGCTGGGATACCCATCACCACCCCTG GTCCTTTTACTGTGCCATGGCAGGCAGTGTCAGCATGGGCCCTCATGGCCACACAGACCTTCTACTCTACAGGCCACCAGCCTGTCTTTCCAGCCATCCATTGGCATGCAGCTTTTGTGGGATTCCCAGAAGGTCATGGCTCCTCTACTTGGCTGCCTGCTTTGCTAGTAGGAGCCAACACCTTTGCCTCCCACCTCCTCTTTTCAG TAGGTTGCCCACTACTTCTGTTGTGGCCTTTCCTATGTGAGAGTCAAGGGCCAAGGAAGAGGCGGCAACCCCCAGGGAGTGAAGCTGAGGCCAGAGTCAGGcctgaggaggaggtggaggagccaCTGATGGAGATGAGGCTCCGGGATGCACCTCACCACTTCAATGCAGCACTTCTGCAGCTGGGCCTCAAGTACCTCTTTGTCCTTGGTGTTCAG ATTCTGGCTTGTACCTTGGCTGCCTCCATCCTCCGCAGGCATCTCATGGTCTGGAAGGTGTTTGCCCCCAA GTTCATTTTTGAGGCCATAGGCTTCATCGTGAGCAGCGTGGGACTTCTCCTGGGCATAGCATTGGTGATGCGAGTGGATGGTGCTGTGAGCTCCTGGTTCAGAAAACTAGTTCTGGCTCATCAGAGGTAG